The stretch of DNA GCAAAGAGGTTGCCGCCACTTATAATTGGGATACCATTATTTATGATATTATCGCGCTATATGAATGTGCGCTGCAGCAAAGCGATGAATATCATGCGCTCGATTACCGGTTGAGAGAAGCCTAATTGATATCGCATTCAAACGCACTCACTACGCACTCAAACGCAGTTGAGGTGCAGTATTTATTGATTTATTAATCCGTGATACTGGGATCGCCTGGTCCCACTGAATAGATGGCGTCGCCGTTCAATACATAGATTCGCCGCGCTGCTTCATCCGGGTAAAGTCCCCGCAATTCAGTAAACAGCGGGCTCGTATATTGGGCAACTAATGAGCCGTCTTTTTTTAATACGACAACTACGCGGCGTTGGGGTTGGTCGAGGAGATAGAGATAGGGAGAATCTTCCTTAGTCGCGATTGCTTTCACGTTTCCCAAAGGAGGCTGGAGAGGCCTTAAGGCAAATGGCACCCGTTTGCCTTTTTCAAGCCGTATTATGCTGTGGTCGGTGAATGTCACGTACATAGAGCCGTCAATGGCAAAAGTAGTCGCTTGCGATAAGTCTATAGAATCATCTTCTGACCAAGGCGACCATAAATTATACCCCTGATCTGTGCGTTCAAAGCGGTAAATGGAGCGTGTGCGCGCATCAAGCAAATAGATGTGGTCAAGGTATGTCGCATACGCAATTGGCACCATTGACGCGCGAGGCAGTATAAGAGGGTACAATTGGAAGGTGCGGTGTTCGGAATCAAAATTTAACACGCCGAGCGGGTTTTCAGTGAGCACCATCACAGTGCCCGGGGTTGAAGCGATGATATCTACGGGCTTGCCCGCACCATCAGGAAGTTCTGTCATCACGACAATGCGCCTTTCTTTCCCGTCAAATTCATAAATGGCGCCTTCCGCGCGGTTCACCGTATAAAGTTTTCCCTGCTTGAGCGCGAGCCCCATGAGGTCAAACGTATGCGTTTCGCGGAATGATTTTTCCATGGAGACCACTGGTGTGGGATTTGCAATAATAGAAAGCTTATTGATCAATGCAGCGCGCTGTGCAAGCCTTGTTCTTAAGTTTTGAATAGTGGATGCTTGAGTGTCTGAAAGATACTGGGGCGCCGCATTGAGGAGTGCGAGTGTGGCGTCAATGAGCTCAAGCGCATCTTCTTCCTTTTTATCCTTCAGCAGCGACTCTATCTGCGATTCGCGCCGGACGGTTTCTGCAATTATGCGTTCCACATTTTTTGACCCCACGGAGACAAATATGATACGCAGTGAGACAAGCATTAAGAGCGCGATGACTGCTATAGCGATGCGTTTCCGGTGGGAGCTTTGCCGTAATAATGCGATACCTCCCAATATGCTTTTTTTAATCGTGGTTAAAATCGCGACCCAGTTTTTTCTTGTTTTGGGCAATGGAAGAGATGAGATTTTGTTGCGCAGGTGCAAGGCTCTGTCCTTAATGCTTTTTTTTTGGATAAGTCTGATAATAAATGCAGTACCCAGTGTGTCAATAATTTTATTAATTTCTTTTTTATTCCCTTCTTTAAGCTGCTGGGCAAACCGCGTAAGATCGGACTTTCCAGATTCTTTTAATGTGATGAGAATCGCGCCATGTTGGTGCGCGCCCGCCACAAATTCAGTAAATAATTTTTTTCGCCCTACCGAATATTCTGATTGGCATACTTCAATAATGTTTCCTTGTGACAAAAGATACGCGTAGCATTCTCCGCCCGAAGTGATAGCAAAGGAGTCTTTATTGTAGGCGAGTGCGCATACATTTTCTGTATATGATTTCGTGTCCTTGCTCAATTCGTTTACCCTGCTACCTGCATGCTCAAGAGCGCTCTCTAGCGATCCGCGGTTCGCAAAAAAATGTATTGAGAGATGTTTAAAAACTTCATCTCCGTATGACGAATGGCTTAAGGCTACGAGAAATGAAGCTGATGTCTCTCCCGGCCGCAGCCCTTCACGTTGTGACATTAAAATTCCGCCATTATCGGCGATATTGTGTGATATGCAAAATTGGATACCTTTGGGCATACCCAGTATATCAACATCCAACGCCAAACGTGGCGAGGATAGTAGTATTACGTAGTACCGTTGCGACCCTGGAGTATTGATTTATCATAATGGACAGAATAAGCGTTTGGCGATCGGTGAGGGAGGCTTTGATAGAATCTTGAAATGCATTTATACCATTATTTCATGTTTTATTCATTCTCTGTACTCTCATTTCCGCCTCCCTCTTGGATGTTGTATAACTGGGCATAATTTAGAACGTTCGACTCTATCATAATTATGTTTTTTTTGCAAGAGGGTGGGGGATGAACATTTTTAGTGTTCATGCCCACTTGCGCTTTTTTCTGCGTATGATAGGATATGAAACTTCCTTAAGGGCGCTTAAAAAAATAACCTTTCCAATATAATCCTCATTTTATTGCGGCATTAGGCTTATTAACTATAGTACCGCATCAAAGCGGTGAATATGTTATTTTTTTACGGCGCCTAAGATATTTGAGATATCTCACAGAGTTATCCACAGCTACTCTCTTTAATTTGCTATTATGGCGAAAAGATTGATAAATATATCTCTTTCAATTCTCATCGCCTTGGCGCCTTTTTTCTCATGGCACACCGCGCTCAATGCCGCGGAAACAGAAAGTCCCTATCAAGTGCATGAGGTGCTCATCACGTGGCGCAAATCATATCAAAGCCGTTTGGATGAAATGATGCTGCGATTAAGGCATGATATTAACGAAAAGTTCGGAAAAGGCATGAGCGAACAAATTGTCGAGGCGCAATCATATGACGGTTCATTTACACGCATTACGGTGCCTGAAAGCATTGAATTGGGGAAAGCCCTTAAAGTGTTACGTACGATTCCGGGCATTGAAACCGTAACACCTAACTGGCCGATTCACGCGCTCATGATTCCAAATGATCCTTACTATGAGCCGTACCAATGGAACATGAAACTCATCCAAATGCCGGAAGCATGGGACGCGAGTTTGGGCGCTGGCGCGGTAGTGGCAGTGGCAGATTCCGGCATCGCGTATGAAGATTACGGTATGTATAAAAAGGCGCTGGATTTGGGCGGCGTGAGTTTTATGCCCGGATATGATTTTATCAGCCGTGACAGTCATCCGAATGATGAAAATGGCCATGGCACGCACATAGCTGGCATCATCGCGGGCACGCTCAATAATAATATGGGAGTGGCAGGCATCGCGCCGAAAGCGCAGATCATGCCTTTGAAAATTCTTGATAAATATGGATCAGGGACAGTCGCGGGTCTTGCGGAAGCAATCAGATGGGCGGCAGATCATGGCGCGCAAGTGATAAATATGTCAGTAGGGAGCCCAGAACCATCACCTGTGCTCACTGACGCGCTTTCCTACGCCTATCGCAAAGGAGTCGTTTTGGTGAGCGCCGTGGGCAATGACGGGACGGATAAGGTGCTTTATCCTGCCGCAGAAAGAGATTATGTGATTGCCGTAGGCGCTGCAGGGATGGACGGATCGCGCGCGCCGTATTCAAACACCGGTGAGGCAATCGATATACTCGCACCCGGCGGGGATTTTACCGCAGATTATAACCATGACACGTATCCGGACGGTATACTACAACAGACCTTTGCCACACGCGGCCCTCTAATAGATGTACGTTCGTTCTCTTACCGGTTCATGCAAGGGACTTCGGTGGCTGCTCCTCATGTGACAGGCGTTGCAGCGCTTCTTAAGTCACTTGGCGTGCGTGATCCTGCATCGGTTAGATCTATCCTGCGCTCGAGTGCGACTGATATCGGCGCAGAAGGATGGGATCGCGAGACAGGCGCAGGGCTTCTGAATGCCGCAAAAGCGGTTCTCGCGGCGCGCGCGCAGAACTCACTTGTGAATGTAACTAATTCAACCGTTGCGCGAAGTACGGAAATACCATCAGAAGAAAACGCTCCGCAAACTAACGAAGAGATAGCAAGCCAGCCGTCAGTTACCGCTCTCACGCTAACGCTTACTGCACTAAACCAATTTGGGAAGACTGCCACGAAATTTACCTGGTGGGAGCCTATCACAGTACAAGCACGAGTAGTAGACCAAAATGGCAAGCCTGTCGCTGACGCAACCCTCACTATTACCTACAAACAAGGCAGTAAGGAACCAAGCATTTTGAATGGGAAAACAAACACAGACGGCGCAAGCGCATTCGTGATAGGACCTTTCAGCCGGCGCAGTATTATTCAGATTGGAGGGATCGCGGAAAAAGAGGGAATTGCCAGCCCTTTGACTACCCTGCAATTTTCAATTAAGTAACAAATGTCTAGATTTGTAGCGTCGGAGCTTGTCTCCGACTCACGGGTGGCAGACATCCCAGTCATTCGACGGGACAGGAGCTGCTACGCTACCGTGAAACGCGTAATTCCTGTTTAATATCATTTTCTGTGGATAACTGGAGGAAAACTGAAGGTTTTTGGGTGAATTTAGCTTAATTTTGAAATGATAATAAAAATAATATTAAATATTATGCAATAAAATGGCTAACATTAAAAGAAAATACTTGATAATAAAGCTAATATTTAGATTGACAGGGCACCTTGTTTTAGGATAAGATTGGATAACCAAAAAACAACATAAGAAACCAAATAAAAGGCAGAGATAACGATCCCGTGCTCACTTAATCGGAAA from Patescibacteria group bacterium encodes:
- a CDS encoding S8 family serine peptidase; its protein translation is MAKRLINISLSILIALAPFFSWHTALNAAETESPYQVHEVLITWRKSYQSRLDEMMLRLRHDINEKFGKGMSEQIVEAQSYDGSFTRITVPESIELGKALKVLRTIPGIETVTPNWPIHALMIPNDPYYEPYQWNMKLIQMPEAWDASLGAGAVVAVADSGIAYEDYGMYKKALDLGGVSFMPGYDFISRDSHPNDENGHGTHIAGIIAGTLNNNMGVAGIAPKAQIMPLKILDKYGSGTVAGLAEAIRWAADHGAQVINMSVGSPEPSPVLTDALSYAYRKGVVLVSAVGNDGTDKVLYPAAERDYVIAVGAAGMDGSRAPYSNTGEAIDILAPGGDFTADYNHDTYPDGILQQTFATRGPLIDVRSFSYRFMQGTSVAAPHVTGVAALLKSLGVRDPASVRSILRSSATDIGAEGWDRETGAGLLNAAKAVLAARAQNSLVNVTNSTVARSTEIPSEENAPQTNEEIASQPSVTALTLTLTALNQFGKTATKFTWWEPITVQARVVDQNGKPVADATLTITYKQGSKEPSILNGKTNTDGASAFVIGPFSRRSIIQIGGIAEKEGIASPLTTLQFSIK